A portion of the Jaculus jaculus isolate mJacJac1 chromosome 5, mJacJac1.mat.Y.cur, whole genome shotgun sequence genome contains these proteins:
- the Sfpq gene encoding splicing factor, proline- and glutamine-rich — protein MSRDRFRSRGGGGGGFHRRGGGGGRGGLHDFRSPPPGMGLNQNRGPMGPGPGGPKPPIPPPPPHQQQQQQPPPPQQPPQQPPPQQPPPHQQPPPHQPPHPQPPPPPQDTSKPPQGPSSAPPGVSSTPPATGPAPPSTPPNTGAPPGPGPTPTPPPAVTSAPPGAPPPATSSSGVTTTPPQTGGPPPPSAGGPGPGPKQGPGPGGPKGGKMPGGGPKPGGGPGMSAPGGHPKPPHRGGGEPRGGRQHHPPYHQQHHQGPPPGGPGGRSEEKISDSEGFKANLSLLRRPGEKTYTQRCRLFVGNLPADITEDEFKRLFAKYGEPGEVFINKGKGFGFIKLESRALAEIAKAELDDTPMRGRQLRVRFATHAAALSVRNLSPYVSNELLEEAFSQFGPIERAVVIVDDRGRSTGKGIVEFASKPAARKAFERCSEGVFLLTTTPRPVIVEPLEQLDDEDGLPEKLAQKNPMYQKERETPPRFAQHGTFEYEYSQRWKSLDEMEKQQREQVEKNMKDAKDKLESEMEDAYHEHQANLLRQDLMRRQEELRRMEELHNQEMQKRKEMQLRQEEERRRREEEMMIRQREMEEQMRRQREESYSRMGYMDPRERDMRMGGGGAMNMGDPYGSGAQKFPPLGGGGGIGYEANPGVPPATMSGSMMGSDMRTERFGQGGAGPVGGQGPRGMGPGTPAGYGRGREEYEGPNKKPRF, from the exons ATGTCTCGGGATCGGTTCCGGAGTCGAGGCGGTGGCGGCGGTGGTTTCCACAGGCGTGGAGGCGGCGGTGGCCGTGGCGGACTCCACGACTTCCGTTCTCCGCCGCCCGGCATGGGCCTCAATCAGAACCGCGGTCCCATGGGCCCAGGCCCGGGCGGTCCCAAACCCCCGATCCCGCCGCCACCTCCgcaccagcagcaacagcagcagccgCCGCCACCGCAGCAGCCGCCGCAGCAACCTCCTCCGCAGCAGCCGCCGCCGCACCAGCAGCCGCCGCCGCACCAGCCGCCCCATCCGCAACCTCCGCCTCCGCCACAGGACACGTCCAAACCCCCGCAGGGGCCCAGCTCCGCGCCGCCGGGAGTAAGCAGCACGCCGCCGGCCACCGGTCCCGCTCCACCCTCCACTCCCCCAAATACAGGAGCTCCGCCGGGACCAGGCCCCACCCCGACCCCGCCGCCCGCAGTCACCTCGGCTCCTCCCGGGGCACCTCCGCCCGCGACGTCGAGCAGCGGGGTAACGACCACTCCACCTCAAACAGGTGGCCCGCCACCTCCGTCTGCTGGTGGTCCCGGTCCCGGGCCTAAACAAGGTCCAGGTCCCGGTGGTCCTAAAGGTGGCAAGATGCCCGGTGGTGGTCCGAAACCCGGCGGCGGCCCGGGCATGAGCGCTCCTGGTGGTCATCCTAAACCGCCGCACCGAGGTGGCGGGGAGCCCCGCGGGGGTCGTCAGCATCACCCGCCCTATCACCAACAGCACCATCAGGGGCCCCCTCCCGGCGGGCCCGGAGGTCGCAGCGAGGAGAAGATCTCCGACTCGGAG gGGTTTAAAGCCAACTTGTCTCTCTTGAGGCGGCCTGGAGAGAAAACTTACACGCAGCGCTGTCGGTTGTTTGTGGGCAATCTACCTGCTGATATCACAGAGGATGAATTCAAAAGACTGTTTGCTAAATACGGAGAACCAGGAGAAGTCTTTATTAATAAAGGCAAAGGATTCGGGTTTATTAAACTT GAATCTAGAGCTTTGGCTGAAATTGCCAAGGCTGAACTTGATGATACACCTATGAGAGGTAGACAGCTGCGGGTTAGATTTGCCACACATGCTGCTGCCCTTTCCGTTCGTAATCTTTCACCTTACGTTTCAAACGAACTGTTGGAAGAAGCCTTTAGCCAATTTGGACCAATTGAAAGGGCTGTTGTAATTGTGGATGATCGTGGAAGATCTACAGGGAAAGGCATTGTTGAATTTGCTTCAAAACCAGCTGCAAGAAAAGCATTTGAAAGATGCAGTGAAGGTGTTTTTCTACTGACAAC AACTCCTCGGCCCGTCATTGTGGAACCACTTGAACAGTTAGATGATGAAGACGGTCTTCCAGAAAAACTTGCACAGAAGAACCCAATGTATCAAAA ggagagagaaacacCGCCTCGATTTGCTCAGCATGGCACATTCGAGTATGAATATTCACAGCGTTGGAAATCCCTGGATGAAATGGAAAAACAGCAAAGGGAGCAAGTTGAAAAAAACATGAAGGATGCAAAAGATAAATTGGAAAGTGAAATGGAGGATGCCTACCATGAGCACCAGGCAAATCTTTTGCGCCAAG ATCTGATGAGACGCCAGGAAGAATTAAGACGCATGGAAGAACTTCACAATCAAGAAATGCAGAAACGTAAAGAAATGCAATTGAG GCAAGAGGAGGAGCGCcgtagaagagaagaagaaatgatGATTCGTCAACGTGAGATGGAAGAACAAATGAGACGCCAAAGAGAGGAAAGTTACAGCAGGATGGGCTACATGGATCCT agagaaagagacatgagAATGGGTGGCGGAGGAGCAATGAACATGGGAG ATCCCTATGGCTCAGGAGCACAGAAATTTCCACCtctaggtggtggtggtggcatagGTTATGAAGCTAATCCAGGAGTTCCACCAGCAACCATGAGTGGCTCCATGATGGGAAGCGACATG CGTACTGAGCGCTTTGGGCAGGGAGGTGCGGGGCCTGTGGGTGGACAGGGTCCTAGAGGAATGGGGCCTGGAACTCCAGCAGGATAtggtagagggagagaagagtATGAAGGGCCAAACAAAAAACCCCGATTTTAG